GTTAATAATCGTCTTTTGAAAGAATCAggttaatttaatttgaaatttaacaCTCAAAATATAGTAACATCCGGTATTTGAATTGAAAATGTTACTTAATTTAATTCGGAAAATGTTACTTAATTGAATTTTCAGTttaaatgttattttaaattgtgttttcagttcgcacataatttaaaattagattttaaagaaaaaggaaaaagaaaatcaatttataaaaatcagatataacattattcttttattatCACTGCAGAAATAGGTTACGAGAACCCAAATCTTTCGGGAAAATATAACAATACTCTTGAAACTGTACTTGATCAAAATCAAACACAATGACGACTCATTTATACAAGTTGCATTTGATAAATtgcattttaataaattaattaattttgctCTTGCTGGGCCCATCTCAAAGAAAAAAGATACTGGACTGGGCTCATCTCAAAGAAAAAGGATACAGGACTCAGAGAAGTCCAACAGTGCCCTATAATAATGTTCTAACttaaaatttaaggcatttgagaTAAAAAGTAATCTAACAGTGTCTTAATGGTGCTttaaaacactaggacacaCTACATGTGCCTTATGTACTATCACACTTGTCCTAAACCAACCCAGAACCTGGGACGACGGGACGACAGAAGATAAGCTCTTAAccactgagctatccaaccgtgctcgtCCTAAACCATTTTAAtctataaaatattcactttctctctcttttcacaCCTTTTCATACTTGGCTTATATATagttttattcaaatatattaatagataAAGCATATTGTTGGAACTTGGAATAGATGTATGTGTATAgtatcctaaatcactaggagattatatattattatattgctCTTAGCAAGTTGGAAAACAATGagctgaaacttgaaatcagtaTGGATTCAGCATAAACGACTCCTTTTTTGCAGAAACTGAAGGTCCAACAATCGACTCAAGTACTATATATCCAAAGCTGTAATGccacaaataaatatttcatctGAGAATTCTCACGTCTTGGAGATGTTTAGAAATTAGAACTGTCTATCTGAGGTGGCCCTTTTATCCGGGGGAACATCTCCAGAGAACAATGTCATGGACAGAGTGAGAACCGAGAGAGATGCACTCAAAAATAAGAACAATATAGAGTGAACTATGACAGTCCCAATAAAGAGTACGGAGGGGAAACGTGTCCctcataatttttttgacatGATTTCACtgttataaatttgataaaattataaaagtgtCCTTGTCGAATTTGAAGATATATAGATAATTTCTAAAAATTGGCTTGATGCTCCCAGAAAAAAGCATCCTAAATCGTCCCTGATAACAGTCATATGCATAATGCTGAAATTTTGTGAACAGCCATGTactcaaaaatatgaaaaagctAAAAACTTGACTTAAAACAGGCCATAGAATTTAAGATAAATCTCACAATCTTTACCAATGATTTATGTATTTCATACTTGTTAAAACATACTTTGTTCATAATCTTTACGCAAAAATGTAATACACGAGTTACCACTCTCAAGTAGCCTTTTGCTGGAATCAAGCGTGATCTTCTCCAGCAACTTCTTTCACTTCCGGTTTGTTTTCATCGTCATAAATCTCTCCgatcttttggaattgagtaaCAACGATATTTTCAAGTTGTCTGATTTTTTCTTCAGCAGCAGCAATTTTTTCACGGTGGTGTTCAATGCTTCGAAGGTGTTTGGCTTGCTCTATCAACAACTTAATACTCTTTTTGTACTCTTCAATCTGCTCTACATTCTGATTTACGAGCCCTTTATACCCATTTATTGGATCAACAGACCTGTACTCTGCCTCAAATTCCAAAGACCTAATGAATTCAAGTCTTTTGTCCGGAGTTATGTTTTTCACCATCCTCACAATATTTTTGTGATAGCCATAACGACGACTTACGACTCAATAAGCATAAATTTAAAAAGGCTTCGTCATCTAGGAAGCACACCCTCATCTCACACTCTGCACTGCACTCTTCTCTGGTAAAAAATACAAGCAGCACAACAATTCATAGTTCTGCACACAACTGAGATGAGTGAGTAGAGGACACACTAAACACATTCGAGTTATTTAAGCGATTTCTTGCAATTATCCATGCACATGGACTATATCTAGAGATAATCAGGGAACTGCACTATCAATTGCAGTAAAAAGTTTAAGACTCGTATCATCAGGGATGAACATGAGCGAGAACCGCGGAGGCTAACCCATCCCCGGTTGAGCCAAGAAAATTGATGGATTCTCATGTTTTTATACATGTTTTTGTTCTTAAAAATCAAGATATTTTCTTCTTTTGAGCCCCGGCTAATCTCAAATATCAGTGAAAAGTCATTATTCTAGATTTCAGCCCCGGATCATATTAATTTCTGGTTCCAACGCTGGAGATGAAATACTTATTACGAGATTTCCAATCATCACTATACATACTCCATACAATAGCTTCTTAACACGATTACTTGCAATTCGTATACACACACGGAGAACCAACACCAGAGCCCAGAGCGACAGAGATAAGAGTGAGTGCAGAAAGCAATTAAGACAAACTTTTTTAGTTCGAATTTAGCCAATTTTCCTGTAGTGAACACCGCCCATTAAGAATAGGCGATGAGAAATTCTCTAGGTTTAAAATCATTGATCGATTAAACTTTTTTACATGGATCTATTCTGACTACTTCAAAACTAACGATTACCAAAGCACGGACAAATTTGGAAGGAAAATACACAATGCAAACTAGCTAAAAACAAAAGaattagggaaaatagatttttttgccacccaacttattgtgtttttagaaacttgccacccaactaaatttttttccttttactcattaatgatatgtttgaatttttttagccaccaacttagcttcggatttgattactagcattatgataattttttgtagcatcccTTATATatagtgatagtatgtaatattttgataatgtgtcgtatgtttatatctttatatatagcaatgataatataaaatgagccgatgaaaaattaaaatcaggaaaaatcgtaattagaattctaaaaattcaataaatcatgaatatgaaatcaacgacttcaaacaattcaccctccATGATAAGATAAATTTAGTTATAGAAATCACCAGTTTCTAGTTTTTAGTCTGTGAGTTGTTTCTATTAGAGTAACCCATTTTAAccggttatatatatatatatatatatatatatatatatatatatatatatatatatatatatgccaacattccagagagggactccttatatggagttacacagtgcgccactataaatcatcaattttattataaattctgttataaaatacatataaaacgtgattctaatatagaatactataaaataaatctattttaagtaatttaacacttaaaatttgattaaaaaaagtatatttttgaaactgattctacaacagaataattctggatgattattattctgttatagaatcatgttgagatattgcataattttagatgatctttggaataaaaaaattgtataacttcgttttcggtttaataatcaaaatttgcaattatatttcataaaaaatataatagaatatatattatgtatatatttataatggtgtgctacgtaactccatataagagggtatgctatggagtgctaccctatatatatatatatatgtatatgtatgtatgttatattatatagaacCTTTGATTTTGCTTAGCCGGTTAAAATGGGTTACCTCAATTATAAGTACTAGCTTTAAACTCGTATAATGcatgaatatttaatatttttataattcttattATCTTATAGTATATTTTAACCCAGAAAATCACATATGATATCCCTTTTccatatagtatttttttttaaaataatatttaattatttttatttgtcaatCATAAGATTGggctttttataattaatatataactttGGTCTGTTTGTGTTTGAGCTAATTTTCTGATAGATTAGGCTCTGGTGATCTATTTGTTGCGTTTGTTTctcaaatttaatttcattaataatttagttcttttataacttgtttatgtgatttgtcagaATATTAAATGATTTGTTTTAACATCAAAAATTTCTTACGTTGAAGAGTATTAGGCTTCTGGTTTTAGTACAActttaaactatatatatacaattatatgatTGCTAAGAGTCGATCACGCATCCTGACCGTGATATAACATGGATCGGTTCGGTGCGATTTTTAGATAAAAGCGCATCCAGAAACGAAAACCtcgatttttaaaatcaagaacctcaaccacaaccaaaACCACGATTCGGTTTCATAATCTCTAATTGGTTACAGTTAAAAAACCGCATTAACTAAAAATgagaaatttattataaatcaaataaataaaacttaatttacaaaatatatatttaaacataacAGCATCTCTTCAGTGTTTAATAATTAAAGGTTTTATGATACTTGATCAAAGCAAATTTCAATAACCTAACAACATTACTTTCTAAGTTTCTATCACTTATATTTTGCAATGCACATGTGGACTTCTATGTTTTAAAGTTTATTATGTTAAACTAACTCACACATAATAGCTATTAATTTGGTACTTTGAAGTTTGAATCGTGAGAAGGGATGCTATGGATTAGACGGGCCTCCGGTCCAGAATTGGCTAATATTCATCACTCTTGAACCTAAAAAATATGTGTATACATTAATTTCAAAagctttaatataaattatatttagaattatttgtttttttaaaaaaaatcggtTCGAATCGGTTTTCTTCGGTTCGAATTTAGGCTATAACCTAAAGCACAACCATTAGACTCAATTCGGTTTTTCAATTTTCgatttcttttcaattttatagGGTTCGATTTTTATGAGATTTTACCAATTTCAATTGCATTTTTTTGCTCACCACCGGCTACGATAGCATTCTTCCGTTATCCCTCTTACGCTTATGTACATAAGGATATAGTTACCCACCTTTGATTGTGGAAATGAACCATCAATactattttatgatttatatagaacaaaaattatgtcattGTAATGTATAAGATTATTTACTATTtcagatataaaatataaatttaattattgtatattttttaaattatttaataatttgcttaaaattaaaattgatagacggttaatcaaattataaaaaaaacccatTTAGAACGATCTCATCATGATTATAAGATAGAAATCAAATCGAATCATAATGATATATACGATTCAATAACGATATTAGGTAGAAATCAAGGTAAACCCACCAGCGCATTCCGATATATCATACGGGCTTACGTTtccatttataaatattttaaacaaacttTTGGCCCACATACATAAAACATACCCCTTAAAATGATAGTATTTAGAGATACATTATAGGAGCGTTTGAAACAACTCTTTCCTTATATCAAACCACGGGCCCAATGTTACTCACTACCTATATCGAACCTCATGCCCAATGTTACTACCTAAATCTGTCGGTAGGATACATTAGTGGATTAGGATCACAATAAATAGATATCTGTGTAGATATGATATTATATGATATCTTGTGGTTGTTGCAAAATCCAAATTTAAATCTTGCAATTTAATGCTACTATCTAcacttctcttttctttttttttaaactggcctaattgcaaaattatatttcacaaGTCTGTGCGCTTAACAAGAGACTGAGCAAGAGGGTTTTTTCTAGAGCTTAGGGTTTACAATTCTCAAGTAGAGGGACAATGGAGGGAAGTAGCTACCAGCCTTTTCAGAGAATCTTGAGGTTTGGGACGATAAATTTTAGTGATTATAAAGATCTTGAAGTGCCAAGTTTCCAAAATGCCGATGCTTTGAGTCAAGAGGTTCACAATTTAGCTCCGAAAGATTCGGTGAATGGAAATGAGAATGTCAAGGTAGGTCCTGTGGTGTCGAAAGATGCGAAGCATAAGAAAGAGAGATACCCTGTAAGGCCCAAGGTGGATGATTGCCTCTATTTTATGAAATATGGTTGGTGCAAGTTCGGATTCAATTGCAGATATAACCACCCATTCAATCAGTTAATCCAGGTATAACTACTTTAACTTGGTTGATCTTTTAAGTGGTGTGTGTTAATCTTTATATTAGAATGAATAAATTTAAAGTTTAGATGTGCAACTGATTCTTTGTTTGATTGAATAATGAATAAAATGGGGATCAGGACTATACTGATTCttataaagttttaaaaaaatgtttctccataaatttattctttttcttGGTACATTGGAACATTCTTGTTGATTTACTAAATCCTAGGATTGTGACTGGTCATAAGTTTCTCTTATCTTGATAGAAATTTGACATCTTTAGTCCTGATTCGTGAATCGCATTTTACcctgttgatgattattcagTGCGATTATTAGATTGTGGATCACTTTATTCTAGCGTTGGTGGttaaattagaattattataaaatagggAATATTGATTGTATCCTTTCCTCAGGTCCCGTGAAAAACCTTGTCACTACTTATATATTGCTACAAGTGTATTCACTTCACACGGAAAATGAGGCTATGCCTGTCCTTTATGACGACATAAGAGGCCACAAGGCTTATTCACTTGACATGTAGCAAGCTACTCTATGTGAATTAAACAAGAATCTGCCAGATCGAGATCATCCTATTTCTCGTCTATAGCCATGAAAGCATTACTGAGAGAAATTCTGAAGAATAAAActatcttttcttctttttttttttgccacaagAATATAACTATCTTAAAAAAcaagaatattataaaaataccgTCTTATACAACATAACTAAGCTTTTATCACACTCCCTCTAGTAATGTCAAAGAAGTGCAATAGGTAACAGTAAATAAAGACTTTAATTACTAACGGTCTTTGATATGTGCATGCTGAATAAATCGATTCAACACCCAAATCACTAAATAATCAGAATTAAAGGGTCATCTTTCATGTTTTATATTGATGATTTCTTTGTCTGGAGCTTTGGATAAAATACTATCTTCTACAATATAACTAAGCATTTATATTAACAAGTAGGTCTTTCTTTAGTATATCTATCACATTGTTTATTGATACAACATATGACTAGAAATTCCTGatattgatatttttacatCTCGTAAATGTTCACATATGGGATATATGTGTATCAAGCTGTTTGCTTTTTTGAGCTTTTTATATCTACACGAATGACTCTTACTCTCTTAACAGACCAAGTTTCATTCGGATGATACCTTAATACCTTAATTTGAGTTACTATGATATTTCTCCTTTACTGAAGGTTCCTTTAGAATACCATGATGCTCTTATATACACAGCAGCAGAATGGGGCCAGCCTATCGCTGCAGAGCTTCAGCTGCCAATGAAAACTTTATCAGCAGATGCCAAGGCCTACCAGCAGATGCCAAGGCCTATCAGCATATGCCCTCTAAATGATAAAGGCCTGCCTTTAAGGCCTGTAAGTGTTTCCCTAAATACTGTgctgaaatattaattaatgtCTTTTAACATTCCCAAAACTACTTAAGCAGATTATTTTCTACCAGGTTGTTATAGGATGACTGTTTTCTGGTATGGTGTGTCTATTAAGGTGACCCGCATTCATATCTGTATACAAATAACTTCTTTTTATTCTTGATGATTTAGGATATGGAGGTCTGTACATTCTACAGTCGCTGCGGGGTCTGCAAGAAGGGACCAGCATGTAGATTTGACCATCCAGAAACTCTGGCGGTTCCAGCTGATGGATCAGAAGATTCTGCTGGATCAGAAGATTCTGCTGGATCAGAAGAAGCTGGGGTTCCTGCTGCTGGATCCCAAGATGCTCAGGGTCTTCCGGCTCAGTTATCCCAGCTTCCTGACCCGACCACCGAAGATGAAGCCTAATGAAGTCAGTCATTTATGCAGCAGACTGACTTTCTGCTTTAAAATTCTAGTTTATCTGAACACATGTCTTAATATTTCCGTTTACATTCTGCTGTTGTCGCAAACTCTTTAAGGGTTTTTTTCACCGTCGGATAAACATATCCCTCCTGTCTCTCATTTAATAATCGTGTATGCTTGATTTAGTTTCCATTTGacgtattttcaattttattctaGTTCTCAAAAAAGTTCCCCATGTATAGGTGTTCAGTTGTTATTGGTCATTCTCCTATAAACAAAAGTGGACGCTATATGCATGCACATATACTGAGAGATGGGCCTAAATGTCAACTTTTTAAGGTGTGTCCTGAAAATCAAATCTTATTTTTACAGTGTTGAGAGGGGGAGAGATATTAAGGTGTGtcctaaaaatcaaattttacttCTAcagtggagagagagagagagagagagatccaAAATACATATGATTTAAAACGTTAACATCACCAAACTCATACCTTCATCAAGAGAGTCCACTTGAATTACTTGCGCTTTAATAAAATGACTTCTCAAGTTTAGCCTGTAATCAGCAAACTTGATCTGATGGACAACAAAGCCTCTACCAGTTGCTCGATACTGCAGTTTGTGAGTTACAGTAAATATACAATTTACTCCTAAGAAGTTAAAATGATGAAATATTCTCGACACATATATGACAGCAACAAATACGTACTTTTGCTCCTCCGTGCAGAATGGTACATCAATAATGGGTTCTAGTACCCAGGGAGAATATGTGAAAGAATGAGCAAAGATGAAGCTGCATTGTAATATAGCTGAAAACAGCCtgcaaaaaacaaaatatttataactgACCCACAAACGTTTACACCAGAGAGCATGAATTCGTAATATCAATCTATAGTGTAATGACAAACAAGTTGAACCGTGAATTGTATTCACAGGCTCAAACCCCTACAAGAATGTGATTATTGGATTGAAATTAACATCAGTACTTGCATATGTAACCTTGAGACaccagataatataaatatttaggaGGAATATTTCAGCTTGTCCACAATTTTACCTGTTCATAAACTAAAACAACTAGCAAGCATAATACATTCAAAGCCTTCAGATTGGCAAATACATTTAGAAGAGCAACTAAAGTATTTATAAAACAGGTTATTGCTACAGAAAACATGCTCCTTAGCTTAAACAGAATAGCTTCACTTGCAACAAAAAATAACCAACCTATAAATCACTGAATTAGTAATCAGCACAAATCTTCACACAGAATGCTAATTTGAATTGTAAGAATATAAAGCAAACTTACATAATGGACTATGGTTAACTTCACACTAATAATTATACTGAGATGAGCACCTAAAGAGAAATGataaatcagtttttttttcATGACAACGAATCTTATTTTTCGAGGCACCAGAATAAGTATGATTAAAATGAAAGTATATACCAAAtataaattcacaaaattaattcataaaaaatagaTACCGAGCATTCACGaaattaatacataaaaaaatggATACAGAATGAGCACCACTAACTTTAGAGGATAGGCTAGAACACGTCCCAATGTCACAAAACTAGTCTCTCGGTTGGACATAAACCAGGCCAAAGAGTACACACTGCATTCAGATATAATACACATACATACCAACACAGTAAAGATTAGAGACATGTCATTACAAGGAGGCAAGAGGAAAATTATACAAGGATGCCAGACCCTGTCAAAACATGCTCTCTCACACCAAGAATGGTTGGAGGGCGAATGCCATGATTTCCTCAAAAGTTCATCAAGAAGATTCTTAATTTCATAGCCTCTTCAAGGTAATTGTCCTGTCCATTgcttttcacaaaaaaaaaaaggcgaTATATGAGAAAGACcataaaaacatattaaaaaattaaatcaatttcaaaTATAAGTAATGCACATAAAACATATCCACGAGTATAGGTTCCATAGTTCTCACAGAAAAACCATGTAGACTAAATTTCCAAAATATGTGCCTGCAATGAATATTTATGTCaacaaaaaaagataaaaacctACCATCCAGTGGCCTGACCGAGGACTAGGACATCCTTTAAAATTTAGTTGTTCCCATTTATTGGTTTTCAAGTCCAACATCCAGAAGTCCTTCCAAAGAAAATTTCTTAACTTAAAGCTAAAATATAAGTGCAAAAAGAAAGTCACTTCTGTAGTAGGTGGTACACTTTCTACCTTGAAGTGGTTGAAACGCTCTTGATTGGGAGAGGTAAATTTACCACCTATGAACCAACAAACCAGAGTTCTATATCAGTCAACAGGAAAGTGCAAAAACCGGCAAGCCATGAGTCATAAATTGTATATGTCAATTAGCCACAGGCAGATAAATACAATGGTATAGATGCATAGCAAATACATTAGTAAGCATGGGGATACGAAAATTCAGCAACTCCTAAAATATGGATATTcggcaaatattaaaaatatgtacTATGTATATATTTCGAGagttacatttatatttaaactaaaGAGTCAAATGAATAAGTTCATCATCCTTGATAATTACAACTGCAGTTAAGTGATTAACTACTCAACTAATTAcagaattatttatttaataagaaTCCCCGGGAACCCTAGAATCCCCAAGAATCGAGTACGCAATGCCTGGATGAGTGAAGAATCACTGCTTCTTATCAAATGTATATGACTGTAAATAGTTGTTTTACCATAAATGGAAAGACATTCTTCCGGGAAACAGCGTGATAAGCACCACGATGTGGTGGGCTGTCACGGCTAGATATTAATTTCCACTCATTCTTGTCAACACGTATTGGTAAAGATCACCGTACACATATGGCTGCAATAACCCCACATCATGTATTCAGTTTCAAACTAGACATGTTCATCAACACTCCTACTATTATATGTTTATTGACATCACTCTCAAAccagaatttattttttacataaCTACACGACAACACCAACATTGACACTCATTCCATACAAACAAAAAGTGGAAAATTGATCAAACACatcagataaaaaaaaaagtactaCAAGCTCATTTCCATGCTTAAAACTACTAATTATAAAACAATTGGATTGAGAAGATGGTGCAAGCACATTATCTTCAATGTTAACTTCTTTCTTCTTAGATTCCTCTATTTGTATATTCAACTACTTATTCACAACCACACACACATAGTAAACACATCAACTTCGAGCAAAAACgtgacacacacatataattatACAGCGAAATAGTCACAAGATGCTAGCAAATTTGATGATTCATAAAACTGCAAACGCACTAAACACGTCTACTTCAAGCTAaaatctccctctctctctccctccccccctctctctctctcccgctgcctctccctccctccctcagTTTACAACAACAATTATAAAAGCACAATATCAGTAAACACACATTGAAagtcctctctctctccccctctctctccctccctctatctccctctctctctcccccttctctctcacacacagaGTAAAGTAATAATGACAATCTATTAGATGATTGACATTTGACAATTAGAAGAGCAATAGAGAATGAAGAGTGCGTGTACACAAGTGTACCAGTATAGCATCATCGATGTCGTCTCCGGGGAGAGTTTTTACGATTTTCGACAAGAATTTTTCAAATGCGTTTTGGACTACGGTGCGTTTAAACGGGCCGGatcgaatttattaaatatacaaattatgggaaaaaaacatcaataaaagatTTATCTGATTTATTATTAGTAATCAAGCATCAACATAATATCAATCattaatcaatcatcaatatacttatatacttatatagggtagcactccatagcataccatcttatatggagttacgtagcacaccataataaatatatacataatatatattctattatattttttatggaatataattgcaaattttgatcaTTAAACCgtaaacgaagttatacaatttttttattccaaaaatcatctaaaattatacaatatctcaacatgattctataacagaataataatcatccaaaattattctgttgtagaatcagtttcgaaaatatactttttcatcaaattttaagtgttaaatgacttgaaatagatatatgttatggtattctatattagaatcacgttctATATGTATTCaataatagaatttataataaaattgatgatttagaatggcgcactatgtaactccctGGAATGTTGGCCAGTATACTTATACAAAAGAGAAACGAAAGGCGTTTAGGTGGCGCCTAACTCTATTCTATTTTCCagcaattttaaaatataaatttcagtattagaagaaaatttaaaaattacctTTTCCAGTCTCGAAATTATTGGAAGAAGAAAGTTccaaaattaccttttttagtatTGGACATAAGAGTGCGTGCAGAAAGCAATTAAGACAAACTTTTTTAGTTCGAATTTAGCCAATTTTCCTGTAGTGAACACCGCCCATTAAGAATAGGCGATGAGAAATTCTCTAGGTTTAAAATCATTGATCGATTAAACTTTTTTACATGGATCTATTCTGACTACTTCAAAACTAACGATTACCAAAGCGCGGACAAATTTGGAAGGAAAATACACAATGCAAACTAGCTAAAAACAAAAGaattagggaaaatagatttttttgccactcaacttattgtgtttttagaaacttgccacccaactaaattttttttccttttactcatTAATGttatgtttgaatttttttagccaccaacttaggttcggatttgattactagcattatgacaattttttgtagcatcacttatacatagtgatagtatgtaatattttgatgatgtgtcgtatgtttatatctttatatatagcaatGATAATATgaaatgagccgatgaaaaattaaaatcaggaaaaatcgtaattagaattctaaaaattcaataaatcatgaatatgaaatcaacgacttcaaacaattcaccctccATGATAAGATAAATTTAGTTATAGAAATCACCAGTTTCTAGTTTTTAGTCTGTGAGTTGTTTCTATTAGAGCAACCCATTTTAACCggttatatatctatatatatatatatatatatatatatatatatatataggccaacatttcagagagggactccttatatggagttacatagtgcgccactataaatcatcaattttattataatttctgttataaaatacatataaaacgtgattctaatatagaatactataaaataaatctattttaagtaatttaacacttaaaatttgattaaaaaaagtatattttcgaaactgattctacaacagaataattctggatgattattattctgttatagaatcatgttgagatattgcataattttagatgatctttggaataaaaaaattgtataacttcgttttcggtttaataatcaaaatttgcaattatatttcataaaaaatataatagaatatatattatgtatatatttataatgatgtgctacgtaactccatataagagggtatgctatggagtgctaccctatatataaatatatatatatatatatatgtatgcatgtatgtatatgtatatgtatgtatgttatattatatagaacCTTTGATTTTGCTTAGCCGGTTAAAATGGGTTACCTCAATTATAAGTACTAGCTTTAAACTCGTATAATGcatgaatatttaatatttttataattcttattATCT
This genomic window from Daucus carota subsp. sativus chromosome 7, DH1 v3.0, whole genome shotgun sequence contains:
- the LOC108196491 gene encoding zinc finger CCCH domain-containing protein 65-like; its protein translation is MEGSSYQPFQRILRFGTINFSDYKDLEVPSFQNADALSQEVHNLAPKDSVNGNENVKVGPVVSKDAKHKKERYPVRPKVDDCLYFMKYGWCKFGFNCRYNHPFNQLIQVPLEYHDALIYTAAEWGQPIAAELQLPMKTLSADAKAYQQMPRPISICPLNDKGLPLRPDMEVCTFYSRCGVCKKGPACRFDHPETLAVPADGSEDSAGSEDSAGSEEAGVPAAGSQDAQGLPAQLSQLPDPTTEDEA